Proteins encoded by one window of Corynebacterium amycolatum:
- a CDS encoding glycosyltransferase family 4 protein gives MKILLLCWRDTGHPEGGGSERYLERVAGYLAGQGHTVVFRTASYPGAPTLSRRDGVTFSRAGGNFSVYVRSWTAMLGARFGVGPLAKALGGKPDVVVDTQNGVPFFARIFSGAPTVLLTHHCHREQWPVAGPIISQLGWFIESRLSPMIHRRSRYITVSEPSAAELVELGVSPGRIAVIRNGVDPIPEELQSTEIMADLSECDGPAPHLVTLSRLVPHKQIEHAIDVLADLVQDRPGAILDVIGSGWWHDNLVEYARDKGVSDHVVFHGQATEADKHRILSKACLHLMPSRKEGWGLAVIESAQHGVPTVGYRSSAGLRDSVNDGETGLLASDEADLITKTRQILDNGELHRAMSKACVARAAEFGWDKTGEAVLNVLENPTLDNLLPAAGQ, from the coding sequence ATGAAAATCTTATTGTTGTGTTGGCGCGACACTGGGCACCCCGAAGGTGGAGGCAGTGAGCGCTATTTGGAACGCGTCGCGGGTTACCTTGCCGGTCAAGGTCACACCGTGGTGTTCCGCACGGCCAGCTACCCAGGCGCACCGACGCTGTCGCGTCGTGACGGCGTGACTTTCTCCCGCGCTGGTGGAAACTTCTCCGTCTACGTGCGCTCCTGGACCGCGATGCTGGGGGCTAGATTTGGCGTGGGGCCACTTGCCAAGGCGCTCGGCGGCAAGCCGGATGTCGTGGTCGATACCCAAAACGGTGTCCCCTTTTTCGCGCGGATTTTCTCCGGCGCACCGACGGTGCTGCTGACACATCACTGCCACCGCGAGCAGTGGCCAGTGGCAGGGCCGATTATTAGCCAGCTGGGGTGGTTCATCGAGTCGCGTCTATCGCCGATGATTCACCGCCGCAGCCGCTACATCACCGTTTCCGAACCAAGTGCCGCTGAACTGGTAGAACTCGGAGTGTCGCCCGGGCGTATTGCGGTGATTCGCAATGGTGTGGACCCGATTCCGGAGGAATTGCAGTCGACCGAAATCATGGCAGACCTATCCGAGTGTGACGGTCCGGCACCGCATCTGGTGACGCTGTCGCGGTTGGTCCCGCATAAGCAAATTGAGCACGCCATCGATGTGCTCGCAGATCTCGTGCAGGACCGTCCAGGTGCGATTCTCGATGTTATTGGCTCGGGGTGGTGGCATGACAATCTCGTAGAATATGCCCGTGACAAGGGGGTTTCGGATCACGTGGTCTTCCACGGGCAGGCCACAGAGGCAGATAAACACCGCATCCTCTCCAAGGCGTGTCTGCATCTGATGCCTTCCCGCAAGGAGGGCTGGGGGCTCGCCGTCATCGAATCGGCGCAGCACGGCGTGCCGACGGTCGGTTACCGTTCCTCGGCGGGATTGCGCGACTCGGTCAACGACGGTGAAACTGGCCTACTGGCCAGCGATGAAGCTGACCTAATTACCAAGACACGACAGATTCTCGATAACGGCGAACTGCATCGCGCCATGTCCAAGGCCTGCGTCGCCCGTGCCGCAGAATTTGGCTGGGACAAAACCGGCGAGGCAGTTCTGAATGTCTTGGAAAACCCAACTCTGGACAATCTGCTACCTGCGGCGGGGCAGTAG
- a CDS encoding class I SAM-dependent methyltransferase: protein MTSFRFPAFIVPPALKELRSFATLSRSFGLLNDFKYEQTDPDIFYGHLAEDTIGLLEGIAAGADGSVGAVDATGTAGTAESPGAGGTSSSVTTNTALRGKRILDVGGGPGYFGRAFAQRGVEYYTCEPDVGEMAAAGIKLESSVRGSGLELPFRDDAFDLTYSSNVAEHVPDPWTMGEEMLRVTKPGGLVVYSYTIWYGPFGGHEMGMTHYLGGDRARRMYEKKHGKRPKNYFGESLFKVGCGEGLKWARAAAEAGDCELLAAFPRYHPWWAWWMVHVPGLREFAVSNLVLVLRKR, encoded by the coding sequence GTGACCAGCTTTCGCTTTCCCGCTTTTATCGTCCCGCCCGCTCTGAAAGAGCTGCGCAGCTTTGCTACACTGTCGCGCTCATTTGGGCTGCTCAACGACTTCAAATACGAGCAAACCGATCCCGATATTTTCTACGGGCACCTTGCCGAGGACACCATCGGCCTCCTAGAAGGCATCGCGGCTGGCGCGGATGGTTCAGTGGGCGCGGTGGATGCGACGGGCACCGCTGGTACGGCGGAGTCGCCGGGCGCAGGGGGCACGTCGTCAAGCGTTACGACGAATACCGCACTGCGCGGCAAACGCATCCTTGATGTCGGCGGCGGCCCTGGGTACTTTGGCCGAGCATTTGCCCAGCGTGGGGTGGAATATTACACCTGTGAACCAGATGTGGGCGAGATGGCGGCGGCGGGTATCAAGCTGGAGTCATCGGTACGCGGATCGGGGCTGGAACTGCCGTTTCGCGATGATGCTTTTGACCTGACATACTCATCGAACGTTGCCGAGCACGTGCCCGATCCATGGACGATGGGTGAGGAAATGCTGCGTGTAACCAAGCCGGGCGGGCTGGTCGTTTACTCGTACACCATTTGGTACGGCCCGTTCGGCGGCCACGAGATGGGGATGACGCACTACCTGGGTGGCGACCGCGCGCGGCGCATGTATGAGAAGAAGCACGGCAAGCGGCCGAAGAACTACTTTGGCGAGTCCCTGTTCAAGGTCGGTTGCGGTGAAGGTTTGAAGTGGGCGCGCGCTGCGGCGGAGGCTGGCGACTGTGAACTGCTAGCCGCGTTTCCGCGTTACCACCCGTGGTGGGCCTGGTGGATGGTGCACGTGCCAGGGCTGCGCGAGTTCGCGGTGTCGAACCTGGTGCTGGTGCTGCGGAAGCGGTAG
- a CDS encoding acyltransferase family protein yields MPNPTPSAMPNSATTFRPGFLPSLEGLRAVASMGIIGTHVAFQTGHDVGALWERVLGRFDFFVAVFFVLSGFLLWRSHRSGYGGIPRRKALADADGGRKKSWAKYYKKRVARIMPAYWVLVLIVLIALPVGRGADLKIWLTNLTLTQVYFSGSLHGGLTHLWSLSVEVAFYIALPLFAIGLSRLDPHRQQGRRIVAISLLAILSFGWPYLPLPYPEGVNPHIQPIAYFSWFAAGMILAELESLQGVDTDAARARVGTMQRWARRRSLWLAIAVGALVLASYLGPEGLVELTNWEFTRRLLCGLVFGAAIIGPWTMAPESRFLEHPIMQALGRWSYGIFLWHVAMLSIAFPLLGVKLFTGHLLSVTIVTVALSIPVAAASYALVEEPARRFFARVWVNR; encoded by the coding sequence ATGCCGAACCCTACGCCGAGCGCTATGCCGAACTCTGCCACCACATTCCGCCCAGGCTTCCTGCCCTCGCTGGAGGGGCTGCGCGCTGTGGCTTCGATGGGCATCATCGGTACGCACGTCGCATTCCAGACCGGGCATGATGTGGGAGCCCTGTGGGAACGCGTCCTCGGCCGCTTCGACTTCTTCGTGGCTGTTTTCTTCGTGCTGTCCGGATTCCTGTTGTGGCGTTCTCACCGCTCGGGTTATGGCGGAATCCCCCGTCGTAAAGCATTGGCCGATGCCGACGGCGGACGGAAGAAGAGCTGGGCGAAGTATTACAAGAAGCGCGTCGCGCGCATTATGCCTGCGTACTGGGTGCTGGTGCTTATTGTGCTCATCGCACTGCCGGTGGGGCGTGGCGCGGATCTCAAGATTTGGCTGACAAACCTGACGCTGACACAGGTGTATTTCTCCGGCTCTCTGCACGGTGGGTTGACGCACCTGTGGTCATTGTCGGTGGAGGTCGCGTTCTACATCGCGCTGCCGCTGTTTGCCATCGGGCTTAGCCGGTTGGACCCACATCGCCAGCAGGGGCGCCGCATAGTGGCAATTTCCCTGCTCGCAATCTTGAGCTTCGGTTGGCCCTACCTACCGCTGCCGTACCCGGAAGGCGTTAACCCGCATATTCAGCCGATCGCATACTTTTCCTGGTTCGCAGCTGGCATGATTCTCGCCGAGCTGGAATCGCTCCAGGGTGTCGATACCGATGCTGCCCGCGCGAGGGTGGGAACCATGCAGCGCTGGGCGCGCCGCCGTTCGCTGTGGCTGGCTATCGCCGTGGGCGCGCTGGTGCTGGCTTCCTACCTGGGGCCCGAAGGACTAGTCGAGCTAACCAACTGGGAATTCACTCGCCGCCTGCTGTGTGGGCTGGTCTTCGGTGCCGCCATCATCGGCCCCTGGACGATGGCGCCGGAATCGCGCTTCCTCGAACACCCCATCATGCAGGCGCTGGGGCGCTGGTCTTACGGCATCTTCCTCTGGCACGTGGCGATGCTCTCCATCGCATTCCCGCTGCTTGGTGTGAAGCTATTTACCGGCCATCTGCTCAGTGTCACCATTGTTACGGTCGCACTGTCGATTCCCGTGGCCGCCGCCTCCTACGCGCTCGTCGAGGAACCTGCCCGCCGCTTCTTCGCACGCGTCTGGGTCAACCGCTAA
- a CDS encoding DUF3068 domain-containing protein, protein MKRTLGHALIIIGAALIVIAVLLPTFLVPRLRVIPLDTVSDTITEVRDGTLLDSSQLGKNEPTPNRKNDPRCKAETDEEKRDLPVHCFINDKTPMQSKRHVEIEEPADEKIATLQVGTTLLRDDRKEPKNLINAILDRITVDRSTAYPVDDPISSVAINAPQGGSDTKPPTFTRPGIQYQFPFGAQKKSYPYYDVQAMRNFEIDFVGEETQDGVKVYKYSMTIPPQNLYESLTEHFTRDGRKLTEADKSSLASMRLSFPAHKWGLEGDDDVELDRYYTNVRTVRVEPTSGVIVNGTEEMFMFYAKDDKEAEEIASKAGREKEAKEQNRTAMKYTAQWDEGSKGRQMDRAKEARKSLTIGGTVAPWILGILGLVLIVIGFRIRSKSA, encoded by the coding sequence ATGAAGAGAACTCTCGGACATGCACTGATTATCATCGGTGCTGCATTGATTGTCATTGCCGTCCTTCTGCCAACCTTCCTGGTGCCTCGCCTCCGGGTCATCCCACTTGACACTGTGAGCGACACCATCACGGAGGTGCGCGACGGCACCCTGTTGGACTCCAGCCAGCTGGGCAAGAATGAGCCAACGCCAAACCGCAAGAATGACCCGCGTTGCAAGGCAGAGACGGACGAAGAGAAGCGCGACCTCCCGGTCCACTGCTTCATCAACGACAAGACTCCGATGCAGTCGAAGCGCCACGTTGAGATCGAGGAGCCGGCTGACGAGAAGATCGCAACTCTCCAGGTCGGTACCACCCTGCTGCGCGATGACCGCAAAGAGCCGAAGAACCTCATCAATGCGATCCTCGACCGCATCACTGTTGATCGCAGTACTGCGTACCCGGTAGATGACCCGATCTCCAGCGTTGCCATTAACGCACCCCAGGGTGGTTCGGACACCAAGCCGCCGACGTTCACCCGCCCGGGCATCCAGTACCAGTTCCCGTTTGGTGCTCAGAAGAAGTCCTACCCGTACTATGACGTCCAGGCGATGCGTAACTTCGAGATCGACTTCGTCGGTGAGGAAACTCAGGATGGCGTCAAGGTCTACAAGTACTCCATGACCATTCCGCCGCAGAACCTCTACGAGTCCCTGACCGAGCACTTCACTCGCGACGGCCGCAAGCTCACCGAGGCTGACAAGTCCTCGCTGGCTTCCATGCGCCTGAGCTTCCCGGCTCACAAGTGGGGCCTGGAGGGTGACGACGACGTCGAGTTGGATCGTTACTACACCAACGTCCGTACTGTTCGCGTCGAGCCAACCTCTGGCGTGATCGTCAACGGTACTGAAGAGATGTTCATGTTCTACGCCAAGGACGACAAGGAAGCGGAAGAAATTGCTTCCAAGGCTGGCCGTGAGAAGGAAGCCAAGGAGCAGAACCGTACCGCGATGAAGTACACCGCTCAGTGGGACGAAGGCTCCAAGGGCCGTCAGATGGACCGCGCTAAGGAAGCACGTAAGTCGCTGACTATCGGTGGCACTGTCGCACCGTGGATCCTCGGTATCCTCGGCCTGGTTCTCATCGTGATTGGCTTCCGCATTCGCAGCAAGTCTGCCTAA